In one Candidatus Dependentiae bacterium genomic region, the following are encoded:
- the ybeY gene encoding rRNA maturation RNase YbeY, with protein sequence MIYVQSRLKKYTIDKEKYRSFVQKILNELDYPDFDISIIFTTNKAIHNLNKQFRNKDKPTDVLSFPHHPTLKAGKRIKVIYDDDKALGDIILSVEYIDNAGPVFGKTLEENIEYLIAHGIAHLLGHDHIKDNEYKVMRRLEERILRTARNN encoded by the coding sequence ATGATTTACGTTCAATCTCGACTCAAAAAATACACGATCGACAAAGAAAAATACCGCTCATTTGTACAAAAAATACTCAATGAGCTTGATTACCCAGATTTTGATATCAGCATCATTTTTACAACGAATAAAGCTATTCATAACTTAAATAAACAATTTCGCAATAAAGACAAGCCAACCGACGTGCTCTCGTTTCCGCATCACCCAACCCTCAAGGCTGGAAAGCGAATTAAAGTTATCTATGACGACGACAAAGCACTCGGCGATATCATTTTATCGGTAGAGTATATCGATAACGCAGGCCCCGTATTTGGAAAAACACTTGAGGAAAATATCGAATATTTAATAGCACACGGAATTGCACATCTTTTGGGTCACGATCACATCAAAGACAATGAATACAAGGTAATGCGCAGGCTCGAAGAACGAATTTTACGCACAGCAAGAAATAATTGA
- a CDS encoding tryptophan-rich sensory protein, which produces MMINFKKAAQLFVWIFVLLAMSFVLGKITRGAIPDWYEHINRSPLTPPNYTFGIVWPILYILIALGGWMIWDLGIIFDLTLVKKLYVFQLILNWSWSPLFFAYKSIGAALICLIALVFTVCFLIYELYTDERTKNISFLFAPYAFWLFFAMYLNWFIWMNN; this is translated from the coding sequence ATGATGATTAATTTTAAAAAAGCAGCGCAGCTTTTTGTCTGGATTTTTGTTTTATTAGCAATGAGTTTTGTTCTTGGAAAAATAACCAGGGGTGCTATTCCAGATTGGTACGAGCATATCAATCGATCGCCGTTGACTCCTCCCAATTATACGTTTGGTATTGTCTGGCCGATTTTATACATTTTGATTGCGCTTGGGGGTTGGATGATTTGGGATCTTGGGATTATTTTTGATTTAACCTTGGTAAAAAAATTGTATGTTTTTCAGTTAATTTTGAATTGGTCCTGGTCGCCATTGTTTTTTGCGTATAAATCAATTGGAGCGGCCCTCATTTGTTTGATTGCGCTTGTCTTTACGGTTTGTTTTTTGATTTATGAGCTGTATACAGATGAGCGAACAAAAAATATTTCTTTCTTATTCGCTCCATACGCTTTTTGGCTCTTTTTTGCAATGTACCTGAATTGGTTTATCTGGATGAATAACTGA
- a CDS encoding HIT domain-containing protein: protein MQKTLFSKIIDREIPAQIVHEDSDVIVIKDINPVAPIHYLIIPKTVVKDMKDPGFDARMAAIMVKTVQYLAAQLPGDQAFNIIANNGVAAGQSVMHLHWHFISGRNIHENGFLR, encoded by the coding sequence ATGCAAAAAACTCTTTTTTCAAAAATAATTGATCGTGAAATTCCTGCTCAAATTGTGCATGAAGATTCTGATGTTATTGTCATCAAGGATATTAATCCGGTGGCTCCTATTCATTATTTGATTATTCCCAAAACAGTTGTTAAGGACATGAAGGACCCTGGGTTTGATGCTCGCATGGCAGCGATTATGGTAAAGACGGTTCAATATTTGGCGGCTCAACTTCCAGGGGACCAGGCATTTAATATTATTGCGAATAATGGTGTAGCTGCAGGCCAATCAGTGATGCATTTACATTGGCACTTTATCTCAGGAAGAAATATCCATGAAAATGGATTTTTAAGATAA
- the topA gene encoding type I DNA topoisomerase, which yields MVKKRNSTTTSYSQDPQNSISCLQSKTIFKSENTMAGNGKDSQSSDSNSQKLIIVESPGKIKTISKFLDSNFKVVSTVGHIKDLPEKKLGVSIDEKTGLIELEYVALSGKQTVITDICKQAVKCSEIFLAADPDREGEIIAWHIGEEIAKVLKNKAKIHRISFNEITKPAVLEAVQNKRDIDMAKVEAQQARRVLDRWVGYEVSPLLWKKITKGLSAGRVQSAAVLLICNREEEIRNFKPEESWSVHVLFSVGKETLLAELFKIKQKAAKIKTEKDALEIVKSIQETLFSITTITEKDRLRNALPPFMTSTLQQDAYNKLGFSVDKTMTLAQKLYEGVALSDPNSPEALITYMRTDSLRISDTALDEAKKYIVGQYGKEFYPSKTNIYSKSGAQDAHEAIRPISVNISPEKVSAFVEPDLAKLYKLIWQRFVSSQMAPAKYFQRQILIDGKEYTLKATGSTLVFEGCLKVYSVEEEGDEEQTTKIPKAIAVGQSLEQKEVSKKQHFTQPPARYTEATMIKELEKRGIGRPSTFMATLSTIQKRGYVNKNAKRFQPTELGETVNGFLTKNLPDIFNITFTATMEEDLDKIANNEAKRDAVLKLFYQKLKEDLEKLGEVPKGKTTVITDIDCPKCGKKMAIRFGKGQQFLGCTGFPECSTTSKFERDEQGKITLIEQEPLPTVDENCPKCGTGMVTRIGRYGPFIACPGYPKCSYIKQEVFEHPCPSCGNSIGKKTWKNGVFWGCNSHPKCTVAFSGEIRNTPCPQCNTPFLVYGPRTGLKCCKLGCPFVSQE from the coding sequence ATGGTCAAAAAGAGAAATTCGACTACCACTTCATATAGTCAAGACCCTCAAAACTCGATATCCTGCTTACAGTCTAAAACTATATTTAAATCGGAAAACACTATGGCAGGCAACGGAAAAGATTCGCAATCATCTGACTCAAACTCTCAAAAACTTATTATTGTAGAATCTCCTGGAAAAATAAAAACCATTTCTAAGTTTTTAGATAGCAACTTTAAAGTTGTTTCCACCGTTGGCCACATCAAAGACCTTCCTGAAAAAAAGCTTGGTGTTTCAATCGATGAAAAAACAGGTTTGATAGAACTTGAATACGTCGCCCTCAGCGGAAAACAAACAGTTATCACTGATATTTGCAAACAAGCTGTAAAATGCAGTGAAATCTTCCTCGCAGCCGATCCGGATCGCGAAGGAGAAATTATTGCGTGGCACATTGGCGAAGAAATCGCAAAAGTTTTAAAAAACAAAGCTAAAATCCATAGAATTTCATTTAACGAAATCACAAAACCTGCCGTCCTTGAAGCTGTGCAAAATAAACGCGATATCGATATGGCAAAAGTAGAAGCTCAGCAAGCTCGTCGCGTACTTGACCGCTGGGTTGGGTATGAGGTTTCGCCTCTTTTGTGGAAAAAAATCACCAAAGGCCTTTCTGCTGGACGCGTGCAATCTGCAGCTGTTTTACTGATTTGCAATCGCGAAGAAGAGATCCGAAACTTTAAACCAGAAGAATCATGGTCTGTTCATGTCTTGTTCTCGGTTGGCAAAGAAACACTGCTCGCTGAACTCTTTAAAATCAAACAAAAAGCAGCAAAAATTAAAACCGAAAAAGATGCGCTTGAAATTGTAAAAAGTATTCAAGAGACGCTTTTTTCTATCACAACGATCACGGAAAAAGATCGCCTACGAAATGCCCTGCCTCCATTTATGACCAGCACACTCCAGCAAGATGCCTACAATAAGCTTGGTTTTTCTGTAGACAAAACAATGACGCTTGCTCAAAAACTGTACGAAGGGGTTGCTCTTTCAGACCCTAACAGCCCTGAAGCGCTGATTACCTACATGCGAACCGACTCGCTGCGTATTTCCGACACGGCACTTGATGAAGCAAAAAAATATATCGTCGGCCAATATGGCAAAGAATTTTATCCCTCAAAAACTAATATTTACTCAAAAAGCGGAGCTCAAGACGCCCACGAAGCAATTCGTCCAATTAGCGTAAATATTTCGCCCGAAAAGGTAAGTGCATTTGTCGAACCAGACCTTGCAAAACTCTACAAACTGATTTGGCAACGATTTGTCTCCTCCCAGATGGCGCCAGCTAAATATTTTCAACGACAAATATTAATCGACGGCAAAGAGTACACTCTCAAAGCAACTGGCTCTACGCTCGTTTTTGAGGGCTGCTTAAAAGTCTACTCAGTCGAAGAAGAAGGCGACGAAGAACAAACAACAAAAATTCCAAAAGCAATAGCAGTTGGACAATCGCTTGAACAAAAAGAAGTTTCTAAGAAACAGCATTTTACACAACCTCCAGCTCGCTACACAGAAGCAACCATGATTAAAGAGCTCGAAAAACGTGGAATTGGTCGCCCAAGTACCTTTATGGCAACCCTTTCAACGATTCAAAAGCGTGGATACGTCAATAAAAATGCTAAGCGATTTCAACCAACAGAACTTGGCGAAACAGTTAATGGATTTCTCACAAAAAACCTTCCCGATATTTTCAACATTACCTTTACCGCAACGATGGAAGAAGATCTGGATAAAATTGCAAACAATGAAGCAAAGCGCGATGCGGTGCTTAAGCTTTTTTACCAAAAACTTAAAGAAGATTTAGAAAAATTAGGCGAAGTCCCAAAAGGAAAAACAACAGTCATAACCGATATCGATTGCCCAAAATGTGGCAAAAAAATGGCGATTAGATTCGGAAAAGGACAACAGTTCCTGGGATGTACCGGCTTTCCAGAATGCAGTACGACTTCAAAATTTGAACGTGACGAACAAGGCAAAATTACATTAATCGAACAAGAACCTCTGCCAACAGTTGATGAAAACTGTCCAAAATGTGGTACCGGAATGGTTACGCGGATTGGACGATATGGACCATTTATCGCCTGTCCAGGATATCCAAAATGCTCCTACATTAAACAAGAAGTATTTGAGCATCCATGCCCAAGCTGTGGCAACTCAATTGGCAAAAAAACCTGGAAAAATGGTGTCTTTTGGGGCTGTAATTCGCATCCAAAATGTACCGTTGCGTTCTCTGGAGAAATTAGAAACACCCCATGCCCGCAATGCAATACCCCGTTCTTGGTCTATGGACCAAGAACAGGATTAAAGTGCTGCAAATTGGGTTGCCCATTTGTTTCTCAAGAATAA
- the aspS gene encoding aspartate--tRNA ligase — translation MTSLEKLERSSLCGKLSLKDAGSQQTLLGWAATVRNHGGVIFIDLRDHTGIIQLVLDPSRKDLLELGDQLRAEFVLGVCGTVNKRAENAINKNIPTGEIEILVDTLVILNRCAPLPFQIDDQNTAEELRLIYRYLDLRKDSMQKNIRLRHELIFAIRSYMDENGFCEIETPTLSKSTPEGARDFIVPARTNPGQFFALPQSPQIYKQLLIASGMDKYFQIARCYRDEDLRANRQPEFTQLDIELAYATEEKIFSLLEGLMAKLWKKFFGKTLPTPLTRYSFDEVFAKYGSDKPDMRFDTFVYNISPLFASTELSFIKTALAQGGHVGALCLKNQDLSRSDLEYWVTKTTKELGGKGLLYVKFDENKTSQSPVAKFLAPDFFDQAAKLIPGLTTKDVLFIVAGNYEPSWNTLGKLRVELGKHFKLIDTKNDAIFWVTDFPLLEWDEDEKRWNARHHPFTSPQKNADFNNPGSILARAYDLVCNGEELGGGSIRIHTPEMQSKMFSLLGISEERAKNNFGFLLKAQELGFPPHGGIALGVDRLTMMFAGTDSIRDVIAFPKTQSMRCLMMDSPTTLEEKQLKELYIKTLPVKQ, via the coding sequence ATGACATCGCTAGAAAAATTAGAACGCTCATCCCTTTGTGGAAAGCTTTCTTTAAAAGACGCTGGATCTCAGCAAACACTTTTGGGTTGGGCCGCAACCGTTAGAAATCACGGAGGCGTTATCTTTATTGACCTTCGTGACCATACAGGAATCATTCAACTCGTCCTTGATCCCTCAAGAAAAGACTTATTAGAGCTTGGCGATCAGCTCAGAGCCGAATTTGTACTTGGGGTCTGCGGGACAGTAAATAAACGTGCCGAAAATGCAATCAACAAGAACATTCCAACCGGCGAAATTGAAATTTTGGTCGATACATTAGTAATTTTAAATCGCTGCGCACCATTGCCATTTCAGATCGATGATCAAAACACCGCCGAAGAACTCAGACTTATCTACAGATACCTTGATCTACGTAAAGATTCGATGCAAAAAAACATTCGCCTACGTCATGAACTTATTTTTGCAATTCGTTCCTACATGGACGAAAACGGCTTTTGTGAAATCGAAACCCCAACACTCTCAAAAAGCACCCCTGAAGGGGCTCGCGATTTCATTGTTCCCGCAAGAACAAACCCAGGACAATTCTTTGCCCTTCCACAGTCCCCTCAAATTTATAAACAACTGCTTATCGCATCAGGAATGGATAAATACTTCCAGATTGCCCGCTGCTACCGAGATGAAGACCTTAGAGCAAACAGACAGCCCGAATTTACCCAGCTTGATATTGAACTTGCATACGCAACAGAAGAAAAAATCTTTTCACTTCTTGAAGGATTAATGGCTAAACTTTGGAAGAAATTTTTTGGGAAAACCCTTCCAACTCCACTTACTCGCTATTCATTTGATGAGGTTTTTGCAAAATATGGCTCAGATAAGCCAGACATGAGATTTGATACATTTGTATACAATATTTCCCCTCTTTTTGCCTCAACTGAACTCAGCTTTATTAAAACGGCTCTTGCCCAAGGTGGTCACGTTGGCGCTCTCTGCCTTAAAAACCAAGACCTTTCTCGCTCTGACCTTGAATACTGGGTCACAAAAACAACTAAAGAACTTGGCGGAAAGGGATTGCTCTACGTAAAATTTGACGAAAACAAGACCAGTCAATCGCCAGTTGCAAAATTTCTTGCTCCTGATTTTTTTGATCAAGCAGCAAAACTTATCCCAGGACTTACCACAAAAGACGTTCTTTTCATCGTTGCGGGTAATTATGAACCAAGCTGGAACACCCTTGGCAAATTACGCGTAGAATTGGGCAAACACTTTAAGCTTATCGATACAAAAAATGACGCCATCTTCTGGGTTACTGATTTTCCACTCCTTGAATGGGATGAAGACGAAAAACGCTGGAACGCACGACACCACCCATTCACTTCTCCGCAAAAAAACGCCGATTTTAATAATCCAGGATCAATTCTTGCGCGAGCATACGACTTAGTCTGCAACGGAGAAGAGCTTGGTGGCGGTTCAATTCGTATTCACACCCCAGAGATGCAGTCAAAAATGTTTAGTCTTCTTGGAATTTCAGAAGAAAGAGCTAAAAATAATTTTGGTTTCTTACTCAAAGCACAAGAACTTGGATTTCCTCCACACGGAGGGATTGCCCTTGGTGTTGATCGATTGACCATGATGTTTGCAGGAACAGATTCTATCAGAGACGTTATCGCATTCCCAAAAACACAAAGCATGCGATGCTTGATGATGGATTCTCCAACAACTCTAGAAGAAAAACAACTCAAAGAACTGTACATCAAAACACTTCCTGTCAAACAATAG
- a CDS encoding TfoX/Sxy family protein produces the protein MSKVMHSEFVQHLIEDLLSDIQGISARAMFGGYGIYYHKKIFGIIAKDEIYFKAKDELAKEYLNAGSQPFTYLKNNKPYTMCYFKVPEAVLTNKEILTLWATKSIKQSTS, from the coding sequence TTGAGTAAAGTTATGCACTCAGAATTCGTACAACATCTGATCGAAGACCTGCTTTCAGACATACAAGGGATTTCTGCTCGGGCAATGTTCGGGGGATATGGTATTTATTACCACAAAAAAATTTTTGGGATCATCGCTAAGGATGAAATATATTTCAAAGCAAAAGACGAGCTTGCAAAAGAATATCTAAATGCTGGATCACAGCCCTTTACCTATCTAAAAAATAACAAACCATACACCATGTGCTACTTCAAAGTGCCAGAAGCTGTATTAACGAACAAAGAAATCCTGACCCTGTGGGCGACAAAATCAATCAAACAATCAACTTCTTAA
- a CDS encoding HIT domain-containing protein: MSNNRNISTNNCKENEVSILYAPWREAWVTRKDRTESSDCIFCTIPTQNKDEEQFVVKRYKHCILMLNRFPYAAGHLLVIPFKHGARLSDFEPEVLAEIMTVSTQTTIALRKMLNPTGFNIGLNIGAGASIPDHLHQHIIPRWKTDISFLELIAETTVININLQEFYINLKKALE, translated from the coding sequence CTGTCAAACAATAGAAATATCTCTACAAACAATTGCAAGGAAAACGAAGTGAGCATTTTATACGCTCCATGGCGTGAAGCCTGGGTTACTAGAAAAGATAGAACAGAAAGTAGTGATTGTATTTTTTGCACTATCCCAACACAAAATAAAGATGAAGAACAATTTGTGGTAAAACGCTACAAACACTGCATCTTAATGCTCAATCGTTTTCCTTACGCAGCTGGTCACTTACTCGTAATACCATTTAAACATGGCGCCCGATTAAGTGATTTTGAGCCAGAGGTTCTCGCCGAAATCATGACTGTCTCAACCCAAACAACAATCGCGTTAAGAAAAATGCTGAATCCGACAGGATTTAATATTGGACTTAACATCGGCGCTGGAGCAAGTATTCCAGATCACCTTCATCAACATATTATCCCTCGCTGGAAAACAGATATAAGTTTCTTAGAACTTATTGCAGAAACAACGGTGATAAACATCAACCTGCAAGAATTTTATATAAACCTGAAAAAAGCGCTTGAGTAA
- a CDS encoding mechanosensitive ion channel — MGIGEVRNLNSFRAGKFILLLLIIFTQDLLFSQGSFDRDDLSKNHSGSWLESMTGNLFGLKTLAESTRAVEQVFNRDETVLRVQKIEALEQKLKKLREEKLKALKMFDLRRLSIIGFASKLRRGEVSEEIARLGEDTQKKILALNDEQEQVINGILRVWATILGVVEENIETFQAQSDVVVRKGEDLSKKIPYSIEDWTFVEMEIEEVDDQIKKEMDSRNIVLPERTSLFDQLDFLKKEFATKKRELEQPIRRGEISSYEEQEESNKRSVLQKERDLLADKISLTEVKIKKIDLDLSAVDDGIALLRARNQKLLALVAKIKNNLIIESFDLNRLKAKKEEQEAFLGVERDRIRAILNEKTFEKERIRERYEQVKTNLATLRAAGKENTPEGLLYQAKESLDKNIIKALTGQISLLSADDDLAHALAMEKGFSYTKVNIRYLLLTEGEISRSLIEEINTIRRKLEYDIKTYEARKNDALASHHMQEEQDRLKKRLIEVSKTDLGDKGKEIIASLNDARESVRHQSANALKISSRASELLKIYQRVLRQCIGTINDLEARRVNVNIWRRSSRGISMVMMLRATEELQHFSKMVFWKIYDFFDFFSFLRLISWALLVGLFLSFIVYWSGFIIAGHVLQFLRRRLQLFVSYQNGTFIFWYLNVLLLFFDAALRQIQAVYMLLFLYIHFKFKLTYWGLLSFFAGPVGFSGFFLCSAPVWVYLANDFLSELRLLNARLSYFFFGERNQKRTTLLLDVLFYSTAITLPLRSALLMFSSKYEFLPNVLFAIYSLLVIVALALFFEKDDFTGLFFGRSDFWLRARESVDRYFYPLFFFFVLLCLLANPYVGYSQLAWYLAFFVPVSVGVVFCALFLYGVLRERVVWVFIEQRDDELVSRFENAKVYYGFFVTVSFFALCFFMVAVLSQIWGLQYNFARLWTAVCDEWVFSHDGIKIGIIEILTVYLFVVCGYLVMTLLDRFILSKVYEVFGAEPGAQNTFSRIFRIIFLLLSFMLGLSYVKLAAMVLPVLISICVGAALASRDFVADFVAGLLILLERQIEIGHYISIENTRGLVHKISARSTIIRTAQNYFVVIPNRHLISHSLFNWGGGKISVGFEFTVTVGYENDPDLVMTLIRKVLNAHALVLRVPPAVIRLDNFAPSAADYFVRGFVSIRKVREQWDVASDIRVALYKLFREKGVVFPFPKMILYQNQNKPDDAEAFFKFNFDPTADAHVED; from the coding sequence ATGGGGATCGGTGAAGTGAGGAATCTTAATAGTTTTAGGGCGGGCAAATTTATTTTGCTTTTGCTTATTATCTTTACGCAAGACCTCTTATTTTCGCAGGGAAGTTTTGATCGAGATGATTTAAGTAAAAACCATTCCGGGTCATGGTTGGAGTCAATGACAGGAAATCTTTTTGGTCTTAAGACTTTAGCAGAAAGTACTCGTGCGGTTGAGCAAGTTTTTAATCGTGATGAAACTGTTTTGCGAGTTCAAAAAATTGAAGCATTAGAGCAAAAATTGAAAAAATTGCGCGAAGAAAAATTAAAAGCATTAAAAATGTTTGATTTACGGCGGCTTTCAATTATTGGTTTTGCTTCAAAATTACGACGAGGTGAAGTGAGCGAAGAAATTGCTCGGTTGGGAGAAGACACTCAAAAAAAAATTTTGGCTTTGAATGATGAGCAAGAACAAGTTATAAATGGGATTTTGCGTGTTTGGGCAACAATTCTAGGTGTTGTGGAAGAAAACATAGAAACGTTTCAAGCGCAATCAGATGTGGTTGTGCGCAAAGGAGAGGATCTGTCGAAAAAAATTCCTTATTCGATAGAAGATTGGACTTTTGTTGAAATGGAAATTGAAGAAGTTGATGATCAAATAAAAAAAGAAATGGACTCAAGAAACATTGTTCTTCCTGAGCGGACGTCGCTTTTTGATCAATTAGATTTTTTAAAAAAAGAGTTTGCGACAAAAAAGCGAGAATTGGAACAGCCTATTCGTCGCGGTGAAATTAGTTCTTATGAAGAGCAGGAAGAGTCAAATAAGCGATCTGTGTTACAAAAAGAGCGGGACCTTTTAGCTGATAAGATTTCTCTGACTGAAGTAAAAATAAAAAAAATAGATTTAGATCTTTCTGCTGTAGATGATGGAATAGCTCTTTTGCGCGCTCGAAATCAAAAGCTTTTGGCGCTTGTTGCAAAGATCAAGAACAATTTAATTATAGAGAGTTTTGACCTCAATCGATTAAAAGCAAAAAAAGAAGAACAGGAAGCTTTTCTTGGTGTTGAGCGTGATAGAATTCGAGCAATTTTAAATGAAAAAACATTTGAAAAAGAGCGCATACGAGAACGCTATGAGCAGGTTAAAACAAACTTAGCAACCTTAAGGGCTGCCGGAAAAGAAAATACTCCAGAAGGATTGCTTTATCAGGCCAAAGAATCGCTTGATAAAAACATTATTAAAGCGCTTACGGGACAGATTTCTTTATTGTCCGCCGATGATGATCTTGCTCATGCACTTGCTATGGAAAAAGGATTTAGTTATACCAAGGTTAATATCAGGTATTTATTGTTAACAGAGGGTGAAATCTCTCGAAGCTTGATTGAAGAAATTAACACCATTCGCAGGAAGCTTGAGTATGATATAAAAACATATGAAGCGCGTAAAAATGATGCACTCGCTTCGCATCACATGCAAGAAGAGCAGGATCGTTTAAAGAAACGCTTAATAGAGGTTTCAAAAACAGATCTTGGCGATAAGGGCAAAGAAATTATCGCGAGTCTGAATGATGCAAGAGAGTCAGTTCGGCATCAAAGTGCTAATGCCTTAAAAATTAGTTCTCGGGCGAGTGAGTTATTAAAAATTTATCAACGAGTTTTGCGTCAATGTATTGGAACTATCAATGACCTAGAGGCTCGTCGTGTAAATGTAAATATTTGGCGTCGATCTTCTCGTGGCATTTCAATGGTGATGATGCTGCGGGCAACTGAAGAGTTGCAGCATTTTTCAAAAATGGTTTTTTGGAAAATTTATGACTTTTTTGATTTCTTTTCATTCTTGAGATTGATCTCATGGGCATTGCTTGTGGGCTTATTTCTTTCCTTTATTGTGTACTGGTCGGGCTTTATTATCGCAGGACATGTTTTACAATTTCTTCGCAGGCGTCTTCAGCTTTTTGTTTCATATCAAAATGGAACGTTTATTTTTTGGTATTTAAACGTATTACTTCTTTTCTTTGATGCAGCTCTGCGGCAAATTCAAGCTGTGTATATGCTTCTTTTTTTATATATCCATTTTAAATTTAAGCTTACGTACTGGGGGCTTTTGAGTTTCTTTGCAGGCCCTGTTGGATTTAGTGGGTTCTTTTTATGCTCTGCGCCGGTGTGGGTTTATTTAGCAAATGATTTTCTTTCCGAATTACGATTGCTTAATGCGCGCTTAAGTTACTTCTTTTTCGGAGAACGCAATCAAAAGAGAACAACATTATTGCTTGATGTTTTATTTTACTCAACGGCAATTACTCTCCCCTTGCGCAGTGCGTTGTTAATGTTTAGTTCAAAGTATGAATTTCTTCCAAATGTTTTATTCGCGATTTATTCATTGCTTGTGATTGTTGCCTTAGCATTATTTTTTGAAAAAGATGATTTTACTGGATTATTTTTTGGGCGAAGTGATTTTTGGTTGCGTGCGCGGGAGTCTGTTGATCGTTATTTTTATCCGCTCTTTTTCTTTTTCGTACTTCTCTGTTTGCTTGCAAATCCGTATGTTGGATACTCTCAGCTTGCTTGGTATTTGGCGTTTTTCGTTCCTGTTTCTGTAGGGGTTGTATTTTGCGCCTTATTTTTGTATGGGGTTTTGCGAGAGCGGGTTGTGTGGGTATTTATTGAGCAGCGAGACGATGAGCTTGTTTCTCGGTTTGAAAATGCAAAAGTCTACTACGGCTTTTTTGTTACGGTTAGTTTTTTTGCGCTCTGCTTTTTTATGGTTGCGGTTTTGTCTCAGATTTGGGGATTGCAGTACAATTTTGCGCGCCTATGGACAGCAGTTTGTGATGAGTGGGTTTTTTCTCACGATGGAATAAAAATTGGAATTATAGAGATTCTGACTGTATATCTTTTTGTTGTATGTGGATATTTGGTCATGACTCTTTTAGATCGTTTTATCCTGAGTAAGGTCTATGAGGTTTTTGGTGCAGAGCCAGGGGCACAAAATACGTTTTCGCGGATATTTAGAATCATTTTTTTATTGCTTTCTTTCATGCTTGGCCTTTCATACGTCAAGTTAGCGGCGATGGTGCTTCCTGTTTTGATTTCGATTTGTGTTGGTGCTGCTTTGGCATCAAGAGATTTTGTTGCAGATTTTGTTGCAGGCTTGTTGATTTTGTTGGAGCGTCAAATTGAAATTGGGCATTACATAAGTATCGAAAATACGCGAGGGCTGGTACATAAAATTTCTGCACGCTCAACGATTATTAGAACAGCACAAAATTATTTTGTTGTTATCCCCAATCGTCATTTAATTTCGCATTCATTATTTAATTGGGGTGGAGGCAAAATTTCTGTTGGCTTTGAATTTACCGTGACTGTTGGGTACGAGAACGATCCTGACCTTGTTATGACTCTGATTCGTAAAGTTTTAAATGCACATGCACTGGTTTTGCGTGTGCCGCCTGCGGTTATTCGCTTGGATAATTTTGCGCCATCGGCAGCAGATTATTTTGTCAGGGGCTTTGTCAGTATTCGTAAGGTTCGTGAGCAATGGGATGTTGCGAGTGATATTCGTGTGGCATTGTATAAATTATTCAGGGAAAAGGGAGTTGTGTTCCCATTCCCTAAAATGATTTTGTATCAAAATCAAAACAAGCCCGACGATGCCGAAGCGTTTTTTAAATTTAATTTTGACCCAACTGCCGATGCTCACGTAGAGGATTAA